The DNA sequence CCAGATAATGATTGCCAGAACCTAATGTACCAATTTGGTTGTATCCCCGATCAATAGCTTTTTCGCTAATTTTCTTTGAGTCAGCCCCTTCAATACAACCAGACTCTTCGGTCATCTCCAGGTCTTCTTCCCATCCATAGCCATGTTTGACACACCAGTATGCCCCCTGTTCAACAATCTGCCGAAATTCGTCTCTGATACCTTCAGAAAGCCTGTGCTCCCTACACCTGCCGGGATTCTCTTATACAGTTTATCAACCAGTTCCTTAAGATGAGGTTTCACTTCGTTATAGGTAAGATTTGTCATCACTAGACGCATACCGCAATTGATATCAAAGCCAATACCACCCGGAGAAATTATCCCTTCTTCTGTGTCCATAGCAGCTACACCCCCAATAGGGAAACCGTAGCCAGAGTGACCATCAGGCATACAAAGCGCATACTTGGTAATGCCTGGTAATGTAGCCACATTAGTAATCTGGTCATAGACAGCTTCATCCATTGCCTGAATCAACTTTTCCGTTCCATAGATCCTTGCTGGTACGCGCATGCCGGGTTTATAAGAGACAGGTAATTCCCAAACAGTATCGGATATTCGTTCAATGATATTGGGCAGGGGCATAAGTTCTTGTATTCCTTTTCTTAACTATTGTAATCTTCAAGAACAGAAAAATAAAATTTTGCTCCATCTCATTATTAGCATCTTTTATACCAACTTGCAAGTCTATCCATCAATTATAGATAACTTAAGGAGAAATGCTCCGTTGTTATTCTTTTCCTATTTACGTTACATTAGGTTGGGTTTTAAAAGGCAAAACCCAACGACTTTTCTTTTTTACCCACCCCTAAATCCCCCGAGAGGGGACTTTTTTATTCCCCTCTTGGGAGGGGTTAGGGGCATATGCATCAAGCTAAGAATCGTGTTCCATAAAAAAGGAGGTATCTCCCTGGAAAAAGAGCATGTGTGTCCATATTCCCCTCTA is a window from the Candidatus Jettenia sp. genome containing:
- a CDS encoding RtcB family protein, producing MPLPNIIERISDTVWELPVSYKPGMRVPARIYGTEKLIQAMDEAVYDQITNVATLPGITKYALCMPDGHSGYGFPIGGVAAMDTEEGIISPGGIGFDINCGMRLVMTNLTYNEVKPHLKELVDKLYKRIPAGVGSTGFLKVSETNFGRLLNRGHTGVSNMAMDGKKTWR